Proteins encoded in a region of the Sporocytophaga myxococcoides DSM 11118 genome:
- a CDS encoding valine--tRNA ligase, translating to MEIKKTYSPKEVENKWYSYWMNNGFFAAKPNPEKEPYTIVIPPPNVTGVLHMGHMLNNTIQDVLVRKARMEGKEACWVPGTDHASIATEAKVVAMLREKGIKKSDLSRDDFLKYAWEWKEKYGGIILEQLKKLGASCDWDRTRFTMEPEMSDAVIEVFIRLYRDGLIYRGNRMVNWDPQGKTALSDEEVIHKEVNSKLYFLKYQIDGSEDYITVATTRPETILGDTAICVNPNDQRYQHLKGKKAIVPLIGRKIPVIMDEYVDMEFGTGCLKVTPAHDVNDYALGQKHGLEVIDIMNDDGTFSANAQLYVGEDRFKVRKLISKELEEKEFLLKTEDIKNSVGYSERTDAVIEPRLSLQWFVDMKKFLEKKPEVLSSVMNDEIQLIPSKFKNTYRHWMENIKDWCISRQLWWGQRIPAYYLINNPSAEPVVALSEQEALEQFQKNYPGTKASDIRQDEDVLDTWFSSWLWPISVFDGFKDPQNKDINYFYPTNDLVTAPEILFFWVARMIMAGYMFRGEIPFKKVYLTGIVRDKQGRKMSKSLGNSPDPLDLIEEYGADGVRVGMLLSSPAGNDLLFDEKLCLQGRNFSNKIWNAFRLIKGWDIKEGSNPENAAAIEWMETKLTASLSELEDNFSKYRLSDALMTVYKLVWDDFCSWYLEMIKPGFEQPIDRDTYNKTISIFERLLKVLHPFMPFISEELWHEIKERPANDCLIVAAWPQTNVLNKKIIESGDLAIEVISNIRNIRNTKQIAKNDPLKLLVKTTSEELVNHFGYLIKKLACIESIESTETAIDGAATFIIRSSEFYVPLGNAIDPEKEKENLLKQLEHKRGFLASVEKKLSNEKFVAGAPTPVIELERKKKADAEAEIQALEKSLANL from the coding sequence ATGGAAATTAAAAAGACATATAGTCCCAAAGAAGTTGAAAACAAGTGGTATTCCTACTGGATGAATAATGGTTTTTTTGCTGCAAAACCTAATCCTGAAAAGGAACCATATACGATTGTTATTCCTCCGCCAAATGTCACCGGAGTTTTGCATATGGGACATATGCTTAACAATACCATCCAGGATGTGCTGGTCAGAAAAGCAAGAATGGAAGGGAAAGAGGCTTGTTGGGTACCAGGGACTGACCATGCGTCCATTGCTACAGAAGCTAAAGTAGTTGCAATGCTTAGAGAAAAGGGGATTAAGAAAAGTGATCTATCGAGAGATGATTTTTTGAAATATGCATGGGAATGGAAAGAGAAATATGGCGGTATTATACTTGAACAGTTAAAAAAACTAGGTGCTTCATGTGACTGGGACAGAACCAGATTCACAATGGAGCCAGAGATGTCTGATGCCGTTATTGAAGTTTTTATAAGATTATACAGAGATGGCCTTATCTATAGAGGAAACAGAATGGTTAACTGGGACCCTCAAGGGAAAACAGCCCTTTCTGATGAAGAAGTTATTCACAAAGAAGTAAACTCAAAGCTTTATTTTCTTAAATATCAAATAGATGGATCTGAAGATTACATAACAGTAGCCACTACAAGACCAGAGACCATTCTGGGAGATACTGCCATTTGCGTTAATCCAAACGACCAGAGATATCAGCATCTTAAAGGCAAGAAAGCTATTGTCCCTCTTATAGGAAGAAAAATTCCTGTAATAATGGATGAGTATGTTGACATGGAATTTGGGACAGGTTGCTTGAAAGTTACCCCTGCTCATGATGTAAATGACTACGCACTAGGTCAGAAACATGGTCTTGAAGTTATTGATATTATGAATGATGACGGTACATTCAGTGCTAATGCCCAGTTGTACGTAGGAGAAGACCGCTTTAAAGTAAGAAAACTTATTTCAAAAGAACTTGAGGAAAAAGAATTTTTACTTAAAACTGAAGATATAAAAAACAGTGTAGGATATTCTGAAAGAACGGATGCGGTAATTGAGCCAAGATTGTCTCTTCAGTGGTTTGTTGACATGAAGAAGTTTCTGGAGAAAAAGCCAGAAGTCCTTTCATCAGTGATGAATGACGAAATCCAGCTTATTCCGTCCAAGTTCAAAAATACATACAGACACTGGATGGAAAATATCAAAGATTGGTGTATTTCAAGACAACTTTGGTGGGGACAAAGAATCCCAGCTTATTATCTCATTAATAATCCGTCAGCAGAGCCTGTTGTCGCACTTTCTGAACAGGAAGCATTGGAACAGTTTCAGAAAAATTATCCAGGTACAAAAGCGTCAGATATAAGACAGGATGAAGATGTACTTGATACCTGGTTCTCTTCATGGTTGTGGCCGATTTCTGTATTTGATGGCTTTAAAGATCCTCAAAACAAAGACATTAATTACTTTTACCCTACTAATGATCTTGTAACTGCACCTGAAATTTTATTTTTCTGGGTAGCAAGAATGATCATGGCGGGATATATGTTCCGTGGTGAAATACCTTTCAAAAAGGTTTATCTGACAGGTATTGTAAGAGATAAACAAGGCAGAAAGATGTCTAAATCTCTTGGTAATTCTCCTGATCCGTTAGACCTGATTGAAGAATATGGAGCTGATGGAGTAAGGGTTGGAATGTTATTAAGTTCTCCAGCAGGTAATGATTTGTTATTTGATGAAAAACTTTGCCTTCAGGGAAGAAATTTTAGCAACAAAATATGGAATGCATTCCGCCTTATTAAAGGGTGGGATATTAAAGAAGGCTCTAATCCTGAAAATGCAGCTGCTATAGAATGGATGGAAACTAAACTGACAGCATCATTATCAGAATTGGAAGATAACTTCTCTAAATACAGACTATCAGATGCATTGATGACAGTATATAAGTTGGTTTGGGATGACTTTTGTTCCTGGTATCTGGAGATGATTAAGCCTGGCTTTGAGCAACCAATAGATCGCGATACTTACAACAAAACTATTAGCATCTTTGAGAGACTACTTAAAGTTCTTCATCCATTTATGCCATTTATCTCAGAAGAATTATGGCATGAAATAAAAGAACGTCCTGCAAATGATTGTTTGATTGTTGCGGCTTGGCCACAAACTAATGTTCTCAATAAAAAGATTATTGAAAGCGGAGATCTTGCAATTGAAGTAATTTCCAACATAAGAAATATTAGAAACACCAAACAGATTGCCAAAAATGATCCTCTAAAACTTCTGGTAAAAACAACTTCTGAAGAATTGGTAAACCATTTTGGTTATCTTATCAAAAAGTTAGCGTGCATAGAATCTATAGAAAGTACAGAAACTGCTATTGATGGTGCTGCTACATTTATTATCCGTAGCTCAGAATTTTATGTTCCGCTTGGTAATGCTATAGATCCTGAAAAAGAAAAGGAAAATCTATTAAAGCAATTGGAGCATAAACGAGGATTTCTTGCTAGTGTAGAGAAAAAGCTAAGCAATGAAAAATTCGTTGCCGGAGCACCTACTCCTGTAATTGAGCTTGAAAGAAAGAAAAAAGCAGATGCAGAAGCTGAAATTCAAGCTCTGGAAAAGAGTCTGGCCAATCTTTAA